In one Equus przewalskii isolate Varuska unplaced genomic scaffold, EquPr2 ChrUn-3, whole genome shotgun sequence genomic region, the following are encoded:
- the LRRC52 gene encoding leucine-rich repeat-containing protein 52 gives MSLASSPGPGWLLFSFGMGLVSGSKCPNNCECQAQEVICTGLELTEYPPDIPLDTRRLFLDDNCITFLPAMTLGLLSDLVYLDCQNNLIQEVMDYTFIGVFKLIYLNLSYNNLTLISPYSFSVLSNLVQLNISNNPHLLSLNKYTFANTSSLRYLDLRNTGLQTLDHAAFHNILTLHTVYLSGNPWKCNCSFLDFTIFLIVSDLDHPDDANATCVEPTELAGWPITQVGNPLRYMCITHLDRQDYIFLLLIGFCIFSAGTVAAWLTGVCAVLYQNALRKSSEDEAEDEHGQRVEVSRTIFPHSADSGHDGFPQLI, from the exons ATGTCCCTTGCTTCAAGCCCTGGGCCTGGGTGGTTACTCTTTTCCTTTGGAATGGGACTGGTATCGGGGTcaaagtgtccaaataattgtgaGTGTCAAGCCCAAGAAGTGATCTGCACAGGATTAGAGTTAACCGAATACCCCCCTGACATACCTCTGGACACCCGGAGGCTGTTCCTGGATGATAACTGCATCACTTTTTTGCCAGCGATGACTCTAGGACTCCTCAGTGACCTTGTTTACTTGGACTGTCAAAATAACCTGATTCAAGAGGTGATGGATTATACCTTCATCGGGGTCTTCAAACTCATCTACCTTAATCTCAGCTACAACAACCTAACCTTGATCTCCCCATACAGTTTCTCCGTGCTCAGCAACCTGGTACAGCTGAACATCTCCAACAATCCTCACCTGCTATCTCTTAATAAGTACACCTTTGCCAACACCAGCTCTTTGAGGTACCTGGACCTCAGAAATACCGGCTTGCAGACCTTGGACCATGCTGCCTTCCACAACATCCTAACACTTCATACCGTGTATCTGAGTGGAAACCCCTGGAAATGCAACTGCTCTTTCTTGGACTTCACCATCTTCTTAATAGTGTCCGATCTGGACCACCCAG ATGATGCAAATGCCACGTGCGTGGAGCCCACAGAGCTGGCAGGGTGGCCCATCACACAGGTGGGGAACCCGCTCCGGTACATGTGCATCACACACCTGGACCGCCAAGACTACATCTTTCTGCTGCTCATCGGCTTCTGCATCTTCTCCGCGGGCACTGTGGCCGCCTGGCTCACAGGCGTGTGTGCCGTGCTCTACCAGAATGCCCTCCGCAAGTCGAGCGAGGATGAGGCTGAGGACGAGCACGGGCAGAGGGTGGAAGTCAGCAGGACGATTTTTCCACATAGTGCTGACTCAGGCCATGATGGGTTCCCTCAGCTGATTTAG